The sequence below is a genomic window from Desulfobulbus oligotrophicus.
CTGCCGGTTGTTTTGTTGCACGGGATGAAATTTCAGGCAGAGACATGGCGGGAGCTGGGAACCATCCAGGCGCTTTCTGCATTACAACTCCGTGTGACAGCATTGGATATGCCGGGGTTTGGCAAAAGTCCGGACTGTACGCAAGAGCCCGCAGAGATCCTGGTGGAGGCGTTGCAGCAGTTGGGGGTGCAACAGGCTGTTTTGATCGGCCCGTCCATGGGGGGGCGAATTGCTCTGGAATTTGCCATGGCGCATCCGCAGAGGATCACCGGCCTGGTTCTGGTTGGTGCGGTGGGTGTGGAAGAAAATAGAGCCCGGCTGGGTATGATCACGGTCCCCTGCCTGATTGTCTGGGGTGAAGATGACCAGGTGTCTCCCCTTGCCAACAGTGATATCCTGCTCAGCAAACTGCCGGACGCCCGCCGTGAAATAGTGGCCAAAGCGTCTCATCCCTGTTATCTGGATCAACCTGCGCATTGGCATGATCTGCTGCGTACCTTTTTCACCACTCGGTTTTCTTGAGGATGCTCAGCAGTACGTTCATGGGAAAGACACTGATTATTGCCGAGAAGCCAAGTGTTGCCGCTGATATTGTCAGAGCGCTTCCCGGTAAGTTTACCAAGAGTAAAACCCATTTTGAGGGTGACGAGTATATTGTATCGTTTGCCATCGGCCACCTGGTTTCCATTGCCTATCCCGAGGAGATTAACCCGGAGTACCAGAAATGGAGTCTGGATACTCTACCTATTCTTCCTGAAGATTTTCCTCTGGCTGTTTTACCGGAGACCAAGGCACAGTTTAATGCCCTGACCAAACTGATCCGTCGCCGGGATGTGGATGTGATCGTCAACGGCTGCGATGCCGGTCGTGAAGGTGAACTGATTTTCAAGTATATCCTCAAACAGGCGACCAATCGGTCGCTTGGCCACAAGAAGATCAAGCGTTTATGGTTGCAATCCATGACCCTGGACGCCATTCGCGATGGGCTGGGTAAACTCCGTGATGACGCTGAGATGCGACCGTTGGAAGACACGGCGCTGTGTCGCTCTGAGGCTGACTGGTTGATCGGTATCAATGCCACTCGGGCTCTGACCTCTTTTAATTCCCGCTTCGGTGGTTTTCGTAAGACTCCCTGTGGTCGTGTACAGACACCGACCCTGTCGCTTCTCGTCAAACGGGAATCTGAGCGTCGTGGATTTGTGCCACAGACCTACTGGGAGCTGCACGGACATTTCCACTGTGGTGGAGTTGACTATACAGGTGTGTGGATTGACCCTGAGTATATCAAGGATGAGGAACAGACCCACGGTCGCCGCAACCGGCTTTGGCAGGAAGAGCAGGTTGCAGACATTATCCAAAAATGCACCGGTAAACCGGCGCTGGTTGAGGAGACCAGTAAAAAGTCAACAAAGGGCGCCCCACCGCTCTACGACCTCACCCTCCTACAACGGGAGGCTAACAACCGTTTCGGTTTTTCCGCTAAAAACACCCTGGCCCTGGCTCAGGCCCTGTATGAACGGCACAAGCTGATCACCTATCCGCGAACAGACAGCCGCTGCCTGCCTGAAGACTATCTGGCAACAGTGAAAAAGGTGGTGCATCAGCAGCAGAACTGGCAGTATGGGCAGTTCGCCACTGAGATGCTTGCTAAAAAATACCTTCGCCAAGATAAGCGGATCTTCAATAATAAGAAGATTTCCGATCACTTTGCCATTATACCGACCACCGGTTTACCTAAAACACTGTCCGAACCTGAACAGAAGATTTACCAGATGATTGTTCAGCGTTTTCTTGCCGTCTTTTTTCCGGTAGCAGTGTATCATAACACCCGGCGCCTGTCTGTGGTTGAGGCGGAGACTTTCCTTACCGAGGGGAAAATTCTGATAGAACCGGGATGGAAGGCCATCTATGGATCGGTCAGCGAAGAGGGTGACGATAAGGAGCTGCAGGCATTGCCGCCGGCAACCACGGTACTGTGCCGGGAAATCGAACAACAGGAACACCAGACCAAGCCACCGCCACGCTTTACTGAAGCAACGTTGCTGTCAGCCATGGAGAATTCCGGAAAAATGGTTGAAGATGAGGAGCTGGCAGAGGCCATGAAGGAACGTGGCCTGGGGACTCCGGCTACACGTGCTGCAATCATTGAAAAACTCCTCAATGAGAAATACGTTGTCCGCGAGCAACGTGAGCTCATTCCCACAGGCAAGGCTTTTGAACTGCTGAATTTGCTGGAAGCAAGGAATATTGATGTACTGGCTTCACCGGAGTTGACCGGTGAGTGGGAATACAAGCTGAACCAGATTCTGAAAGGCACCATGACTCGCCCGCAGTTCATGGGCGAAATTCGCCGGATGACAGCGGATATTGTGGATAAGGTCAAGCAGGGAGGGACTGAGAAGCGTCGGGAGGCCGACTTTTCTCCAGTAGCCGGCCGTCGGTTTTATGAAACGATCTCTGCATATGAGTCAGAGGACAAAGAGCTTGTCATCCGCAAGGTACTGGGCGGGCGGGTAATGACGGAAAATGAGATTCTGGCCCTGGTCAGGGGAGAAACCTTGGGGCCCTTCACTGATTTCCGGTCAAAGAAAGGGCATCCGTTCACTGCTTCGATCCACCTGGCTGATTCTAAGGTGCAGTTTCTCTTTGCTGATTCCACAGCTGAACTTGACCTTGAGGCAATCCGCGATCAGGAGCCGTTGGGGTTTTCACCCATTGATCAGTCAAAGGTGTTTGAAACCCCGATTGGCTTTTTATCTGAATCGGCCCTGGGCGGAGATCAGAAAAAGGGTTTACGCATTGCCAAGGTTATTCTTGGTCGACAGCTTGATGCACAGCATATCAGGCAACTGCTGACCGCCGGCAGGACCGGATTGATCAGCGGGTTTATCTCGAAGAAAAAAAGACCTTTTGATGCCTTTTTACTTCTTGATAAGAAGGGCAAGCTGAGTTTTGAATTTCCACCCCGCGGTTGGAAAAAAGATGCCGGACAGAGAACGGGGAACGAATCTGCCCCGTTGTAATGCAAGGACGTGTCTCAGACATGCAGGCGACCGGCTTTACCGACGAACTTTACAGAATAAAGGATAGATGAAGCATCTCAAGAAAAAATATGCTGATAAAGAGGGCAGGGAGCTCGTCGCTGTTTGCACCCGGATTGCGCTGGAAACAAAGGCGGAAGATGTGATGGTGCTGGATGTACGCGGGCTGGCATCTTTCACGGATTACTTTGTCATTATGAGCGGTCGATCCACTCGCCATGTGCAGGGGGTGGCTGAGGCGATTGTCGGGGAGCTGCAGACCAAGCGCATCAACAGTAAGAGTAGTGAGGGGTTGAATGAGGGGCTCTGGGTTCTCCTTGATCTTGGTGATGTGGTTGTTCATATTTTTTATCATGAAAATAGGGGCTTTTACAATCTGGAAGGACTGTGGCACGATGCTCCGCGAATTGATGTGGAAGCACTGCTCACTGTTCAGGCTTAACAAGAAGCAGCAAGAGAGGTAACCATGCCCGTCCCTGTTCCGATTATCCTGACGATCCTTGATGGCTGGGGGATTGCGCCCCCAAGCTCCACGAATGCGGTCTCTGTTGCCAAGACTCCGAATATGGACCGGTTGAGCAGCTCGTTTCCGATGACGACCCTGACAGCTCACAACGGGATGGTCGGGCTGCCTGAAGGGCAGATGGGGAACTCTGAAGTCGGGCATTTGAATATCGGTGCCGGTCGGATCGTATACCAGGATTATACCCGGATCAACCGTGCGGTTGATGCAGGAGAATTTGCTGCCAATCCGGTGTTCAACAAGATACTGGACGCAGCCGGGACCGGTGGGGGATGTCTTCATCTCTGCGGCCTGGTATCCGACGGGGGGGTGCATAGCCATATACGTCATCTGATCGCTCTTCTTGAACTCGCTGCCGGCAGGAAGGTTGAGGTTGCGGTGCACTGTTTTATGGATGGCCGTGATACTCTGCCCACCAGTGGCCTTGATTATATCCGGCAACTGACTGCAGCCATGGCGCGTCTTGGTCATGGCCGGGTGGCCACCGTTTCAGGGCGCTATTGGGCCATGGATCGTGATAAGCGTTGGGACCGTGTGAAAAAAGCCTGGGATGCCATGGTCAGGGGCGAGGGGTTAACGGCTGTGGATGCGGTGACCTGTGTTGCAGATGCCTATGAGCGGGGTGAGACCGACGAGTTTATTACGCCGACGGTGCTGGTGGATGACCGGGGAACGCCTGTGGGGCGTATCAGCAGCGGTGATACGGTATTCTTCTTCAACTTCCGTGCTGACCGGGTTCGGCAACTCTGCCATGCCTTCAGTGATGTCGATTTTTCCGGTTTTGATACCGGTGCTCGACCTGCCTTGCGATTGCTGGCCACCATGACCGAGTATGAGGCGGACTTTACCTTTCCGGTTGCCTTTCCGCCGGTCAGCCTGACCCACATCCTTGGTGAAGAGATCAGTCGTCACGGGAAGAGACAGTTGCGGATCGCTGAAACCGAAAAGTATGCCCATGTCACCTATTTTTTCAACGGCGGCAATGAGGAGCCCTATGCAGGTGAAGATCGGGTTCTCATCAATTCTCCCCGTGATGTGGCAACCTATGATCTTAAGCCCGCCATGAGTGCGGTGGAGGTGACTGACACACTGCTGCGCGTGCTGACCGAGCAGGAAGTGGCCGGTACACCCTATGATCTGGTGATCCTCAACTTTGCAAACGGGGACATGGTCGGTCATACCGGGGTTATGCAGGCAGCAGTGGCAGCCTGTGAAACTGTTGACATCTGTGTCGGCCGGATTGAAACCTTTGTTCGGGAGCGCGGTGGGATCATGCTGATCACTGCTGATCACGGGAACGCTGAACAGATGGTTGACCCGGCAACCGGGGGGCCGCATACCGCGCACACCGTCAATCCTGTCCCGTTCATCGTGGTCGCTGATGGCTGTGCAGGATGCCGGCTCCGTGCCGATGGGGCATTGAAAGACATTGCACCGACTATCCTCGCTCTGATGGACCTGCCGATTCCATCAGAGATGGGAGGCGAACCACTTCTTCTGCCCCGTTGCTGCCGTTAAAAGATCGCTGACCAGTCCACTGGGGAGTTGATTCAATCTTACAGAGAGAAACACTATGCGCTATATCAGTACCCGGGGCGGTATCGAGCCTCTTGCGTTTCAGGATGCCGTCATGATGGGGCTGGCCCGGGACGGTGGTCTGCTTCTACCACAGACGCTGCCGACAGTGGGTAATCAGGTGGTGCAACGCTGGCAGCAGCTCCACTATCAGGCCCTGGCCAGGGAAGTGCTGTCCCTGTTCATCGACGATATCCCGGAGACTGATCTTGAGGATCTGATTGACCGGTCCTATGCCTCTTTCGCACATCCGCAGGTGACGCCGATCACCCAACAGGGGGATCTGTATATCCTGGAACTCTTCCATGGCCCTACGCTGGCATTCAAGGATGTGGCCCTGCAACTGCTGGGCAATCTGTTTGAATATGTGCTGGCCCGCCGCGGCGGTTTTATGAATATCCTCGGCGCCACTTCCGGTGATACCGGCAGCGCCGCCATTGCCGGAGTGCGCGGCAAGGCCAATATTAACATCTTTATTCTTCATCCGCACGGTCGGACCAGCCCTGTTCAGGCGTTGCAGATGACCACTGTTCTGGACCCCAACGTGTTTAACATCGCGGTACGCGGCACCTTTGATGATGCCCAGGGGATTGTCAAGGCCATCTTCAATGACCTTGATTTCCGCGATCAATATCAGTTGGGAGCGATTAATTCCATCAACTGGGCTCGGGTTCTGGCGCAGGTGGTGTACTATGTGTTTGCTTACTGCAAGCTGTCCAGACTGGGAATGAAGAGTGTTGATTTCTCGGTACCAACAGGAAATTTCGGCGATATATTTGCCGGTTATATCGCCCGTCGGCTGTTGCCTCCCGGGTGTATTCACAGGCTGATCCTGGCAACGAACGCCAATGACATCCTGACCCGGTTTGTCACCAGTGGTGATTATTCCTGCAGTCAGGTCCAGGCTACCTTCAGTCCATCAATGGACATCCAGGTGGCATCCAACTTTGAGCGCTACCTGTACTATTTCTTGAATGAGGACGGGGCAGCGGTCAGGCGGTCGATGGAGAGTTTTGTCGCCTCGGGTCGACTTGATCTCACTGCAGATCGTCAACGGATAGGGCAGGATTTCAGCTCCCGTTCAGTGTCTGAGGAAGAGACCATCGCCACGATACGTGACTTTTATAGTGAACATCATTATCTGCTGGATCCGCATACGGCGGTCGGTGTCAAAGCAGGACTGGAGTTGCGCGATCCCGGCCGGCCGGTGGTCTGCCTGGCAACGGCACACCCGGCGAAATTCGGAGAGGCGGTCTCTTTGGCCATCGGTAACGAGCCGCCGTTACCTCCGGCGCTGGCTGAACTTCAAAAGCGTGAAAGTCGCTGTGTGATCCTTGATGCACAACAGGATACCATCAAGGAGTATGTTGCCGCCAACGCTCTTCACTGATACCCGGACTGGACAAGGGGGCGCGCAAGAATGATAGACCTGACCGAACATCAGCAGCAGGTTGAGTCGGCTGTTGCATTTATCCGTTCCCGTATCAGCGAGCCATTTGAAGTTTTAATTCAGCTGGGCACCGGTCTGGGCGAGTTGGCCAGGGCCATGCAGGTCGACTGCTCTTTGAACTACGCGGATATTCCCTATTTTCCCGAGGCCACGGTTGCCAGCCATGCCGGTAATCTGGTGGTCGGTACTTTAGCCGGCAAACGTACCGCTATTCTGCAGGGCCGTTTTCATTACTATGAAGGGTATACCGCCCGTGAAGTTGCCTTTCCGGTACGGGTTCTTGCCTTATTAGGGGCCTCCACGGCCATCATCACCAACGCCGGCGGTGGCCTTAATCCGACCTTCCAACCCGGCAATATCATGGTGTTGAACGACCATATCAACCTGCTGGGGGACAATCCGTTACGTGGACCTAACATCGATGCCTGGGGACCGCGTTTCCCTGATCTGTCCACCCCCTATGATCCTGAACTGTCACAACTGACCATGAAACTGGCCAGTCGGCTGGGCCTTGAAGAGGTGGTCAGCGGAACCTATGTCTGCGTTCCCGGACCCAGTCTGGAAACACCGGCGGAAACCAGATTTCTGCGCATGATCGGGGCTGATGCGGTGGGTATGTCTTCGGTGCCTGAAATTCTGGTGGCCCTGCATGCCGGAATGCGGGTACTGGGGTTATCGGTGGTGGCCAATGTCAACGATCCTGATCACTTTCAGCCGATTCTGATCGATGATATCATCACTGCTGCGAGCAGGGCTGAACCACGTTTGCAGCAGCTGATTGTTCAGATTCTGGCGGAGCTTACTCCATGAGCGCACCAACTGCTGACCTTCTCCTCACCGGCCGTTTCGTTCTGCCGATGGATACGAAGAAGACCGTTATTAAAGACGGGGGAGCGGCTATTGGTGGTGACACTCTTCTTGCGGTTGATACGACTGCAGAGCTGCTGAGGCGTTATCCTCAGGCAGAGGTGCTGCACGAGCCGCACGGCCTGATCATGCCCGGACTGGTCAATGTCCACACCCACGCCGCCATGGCGCTGTTCCGTGGCCTTGCCGACGACTTACCGTTGATGCAGTGGCTGCAGGACTACATCTTTCCGGTGGAGGCGTCGTTGACCGGTGAGCTGGTCTATCAGGGCAGTCTGCTGTCAATCTGCGAGATGATCCGGTCGGGCACCACCTCATTTTGTGATATGTACCTCTTTGCCGATGAGGTGGCGCAGGCAGCGGCAAAAGCAGGTATCCGGGCCTGGGTCGGCGAGGTTCTCTATGATTTTCCTTCGCCAAACTATGGGGAATCGGCAAACGGTCTTGCCTGTACGAAAGATCTTTTTGCCCGTTGGCGGAACCATCCCCTGATTACCGTCACTGTTGATCCCCATGCCGTGTACACCTGTTCGCCCGACTTACTGACAGAGCTCGGAGGGATGGCTCGGGATGAGGGGGCACTCTATGTGATTCATCTGGCGGAAAATGCGGAAGAGGTGCGCATCTGCCGGGAGCGCTACGGCTGTACCCCTGTGGAACATCTGGAGGCCCTTGGATTGCTTGGTCCGCATGTGGTGGCCGATCACTGTGTGATGTTGACGGCAACGGAGATTGCCCTGCTGGCGGAACGGGGCGTCAAGGTGGCGCACTGTCCGGAATCGAACCTCAAACTGGCTTCAGGGATTGCTCCTGTCGCTGAGATGCTGGCAGCCGGCATCACCGTCGGCATCGGCACTGACGGTAGTGCCTCGAACAATGATGTTGATATGTTCGGTGAAATGAATACCGCTGCCAAGATCCAGAAATTTCGATGTATGGATCCGACCGCCATGAGCGCAGATCTGACCCTCACGGCTGCAACCAGCGGCGGGGCTAAGGTGTTGGGTGCTGAAGCGTGCATTGGCAGCCTGGAACCCGGTAAAAAAGCGGACTGTATTGTGGTCGACTTTGATCAGCCGCACCTGACCCCTGTCTATCATCCGATCTCCCATCTGGTCTACGCCGCCCGGGGTGCCGATGTCCTGCATTCGGTGATCAACGGTCAGGTAGTAATGCGCAATCGGGAGCTGCTCACCATAGATGAAAAGGCGGTCCTGGCTCACGCTGCTGAAATCGGCGCTAGATTTCGCAGGCTTTGTAATGGCGGTTGACAGACAATCCGGCCAAATGGTAGTATCAGCTGCCATACACTCCTAATTATACGATACGAGGTGGTACCATGTTTGGACTCGGCATGCCGGAGTTAGTTGTTATCCTGGTCATAGTTGTCATCATTTTTGGTGCCGGGAAATTGCCGGAGATCGGCAGTGGTATCGGCAAGGGAATTCGCAACTTCAAAGAGGCCACCAGGAAAGACGACGAATCCAAGGTCATTGAAGAAGACAAAAACAAGGAGAGTTGAGCAGCTCCCCCATACTCTTTACAAAAGGTGACCGTAATGTTTGGACTTGGTACCCCGGAACTGATCGTTATACTGCTGATAGCCTTTGTCCTCTTTGGCGGCAAAAAGTTACCCGAAATCGGTGCCGGACTGGGTAAGGCCATCGGCTCCTTTAAAAGAGGGCTGAACGAGGTAGAGGAGGCGAAGACTGATCTTATCAAAAATCTGCCCGGGGCTCAGGAGGTCGTCAAAGTTCAGGAGACCATCAAGTCAGCGAAAGATCTGACCAGGCTTTCCAGTAAGTAAACAGCCTCTCCCCTCTCTTGAGGCACATTCCGGCAGCCTCGTCATGATGGAAGATGAGGCTGACCGTGATCTGCACTTTGGACCAGATCAGTCGATCAGCCCCAAGGCCCGGTATGTGAGTCGGCCGGCAATGCCATCTGCTTCCAGGCCGTTTTTCTTTTGAAAATCCCTGAGCGTTGCTTCAGTCTTGGGACCAAAGCGACCATCAGCTCTGAGGCCAAGAGCCTTCTGCAGTTTAACAACCCAGGGGCCTTTATCTCCCCGTCGCACAGTATCATAGTCTGCCTGCGCAGGAATTTGCTCGGTTTTGTCGACCTTTTCGTCGCTCTCCGGGTCGTCGCCGGCCATGGCAAGGGCGGTTTGTCGTACTTCGGCCACCCGTCTGCTCCATCCTCTGCCGAATGTGTCAAAGGCAGGTAGTCCCTTGAGGAAGGAGAAGCGCCTGTCACAGAGCGCGGTGATAATGGTTGCCGAATCCTGAGAGGTTATTGTCTCCAGCGTGACAGGACCAATAACACCGTCCTGGTCGGTATTGACCACAGACTGCAATGTTTTAACGGCCCGTCCAGGGCCGGAGTTGACGGCAAAGTCAAAGACAGCGTAATCAACACCGCGGGGTAATGCATCGCAGCTACACTTGTCCCAGTAACCGGTCCGATAGATGTGAGCAAGTTGTTCTTCGGTGATGTGTTGCAGATCGGACACTGTTTTCTCGGCACCAAAAAACCGGCGAAAGGTAAGCAGCGTGACACCTTTCATCGTGGCCCCGCCGGGATCCCTGGGGTGGTCGGTAAATCCGCCTTCATGAAGTAGAACATTGTGCAGCGATCTGGCGAAATTTTCTTGCATAATGCCTCCCCTTATGACCTTTTCGATGGTTAAAGGTTAATTGTTCTGCTGGTTTTCCTCCCTGGGGCAGTCCGTACCCCGGGTTGTTTCGGATGTGTCTGCTTTTTTGAGATATGCCCGCAACTGCTCAGTTCTGGCCTTGGTCATGGTGGTTAATTCGGCAGTTTCAAGAAGAGGGGCTATGCTCCCATCTTCGGCAACACCGGCGGCAAAGACGGCATTCTTGTCGCGAAAAGCAAGCCAGGCACGCTGACTTGCCTGCAGCTGTACCTTTCTTCGCCCGTTCAGTTCGGTTGTGAGTTGTCGGTAGACCCTGTTGAGTTCAGCATCAGCCTCCTGATACACCCTGGTGGCACAGTGCATCATCTCTGCCGTGGAAACAGCGCGCGAGCAGTCCGTATCGGTGCCAGCCGTACCTGCGATCAGTCCCAACGGCCCTGCCAGGAGTATTGCCGACAACAGTACGAGAATGTAGGTGGTTTTTAACGACATAACGCGTTGTCTTTTGGGTTCCATGGGTGAGTCGGCACGAGGAACCTTGCCTGAGACTTTACTCTCCAGGCTCGTGCGCTTTATCCCTGCTCTTCTGCCGTCTCTATGGCGCGTTTAAACCGTTCGGTTGAAAGACGCAGTTGGCAACCAGGGCAGCATGTACCCGGTTTTTTGAACCAACTGACAGGATTGGTGATTTTGATACCGCATTTGGGGCAGGTCACGGTGATTATCTTGTCGTCCATCTTTGTCATCCTCCTTGGCAGAAAGAAAAAACCTGATAACCGCAGTACGCTCCTTGATCGTTCTATTGGCTAGATGCAGCCGGTGGTAAGGCCGTCTGCAGCGATGGAGTATGGTGAACTGTATAAATGGCACATTATCGATCATTTTAAGTTGCGTCAAGTACGATGGTACCGTGGTTTTGTTTCTGATCAGCTACGATATACTTTTCCGCAGACAGGATGCAGATATCAGCTGTCTCTGGTACAAAAATTTCACAACAGCGGTCCTGCCGCCATGGACCGGGAACACGTTTCGTTCTTCATCGGCCTGGATTCAGGCACAGTGACCAGCGCGTATCATGGACTGCGGGTGGCTTTTTGTGCACCGATAT
It includes:
- a CDS encoding alpha/beta fold hydrolase, which encodes METIQVKKIDCNGCSVHCLESGPTDGLPVVLLHGMKFQAETWRELGTIQALSALQLRVTALDMPGFGKSPDCTQEPAEILVEALQQLGVQQAVLIGPSMGGRIALEFAMAHPQRITGLVLVGAVGVEENRARLGMITVPCLIVWGEDDQVSPLANSDILLSKLPDARREIVAKASHPCYLDQPAHWHDLLRTFFTTRFS
- a CDS encoding DNA topoisomerase III, yielding MGKTLIIAEKPSVAADIVRALPGKFTKSKTHFEGDEYIVSFAIGHLVSIAYPEEINPEYQKWSLDTLPILPEDFPLAVLPETKAQFNALTKLIRRRDVDVIVNGCDAGREGELIFKYILKQATNRSLGHKKIKRLWLQSMTLDAIRDGLGKLRDDAEMRPLEDTALCRSEADWLIGINATRALTSFNSRFGGFRKTPCGRVQTPTLSLLVKRESERRGFVPQTYWELHGHFHCGGVDYTGVWIDPEYIKDEEQTHGRRNRLWQEEQVADIIQKCTGKPALVEETSKKSTKGAPPLYDLTLLQREANNRFGFSAKNTLALAQALYERHKLITYPRTDSRCLPEDYLATVKKVVHQQQNWQYGQFATEMLAKKYLRQDKRIFNNKKISDHFAIIPTTGLPKTLSEPEQKIYQMIVQRFLAVFFPVAVYHNTRRLSVVEAETFLTEGKILIEPGWKAIYGSVSEEGDDKELQALPPATTVLCREIEQQEHQTKPPPRFTEATLLSAMENSGKMVEDEELAEAMKERGLGTPATRAAIIEKLLNEKYVVREQRELIPTGKAFELLNLLEARNIDVLASPELTGEWEYKLNQILKGTMTRPQFMGEIRRMTADIVDKVKQGGTEKRREADFSPVAGRRFYETISAYESEDKELVIRKVLGGRVMTENEILALVRGETLGPFTDFRSKKGHPFTASIHLADSKVQFLFADSTAELDLEAIRDQEPLGFSPIDQSKVFETPIGFLSESALGGDQKKGLRIAKVILGRQLDAQHIRQLLTAGRTGLISGFISKKKRPFDAFLLLDKKGKLSFEFPPRGWKKDAGQRTGNESAPL
- the rsfS gene encoding ribosome silencing factor — its product is MKHLKKKYADKEGRELVAVCTRIALETKAEDVMVLDVRGLASFTDYFVIMSGRSTRHVQGVAEAIVGELQTKRINSKSSEGLNEGLWVLLDLGDVVVHIFYHENRGFYNLEGLWHDAPRIDVEALLTVQA
- the gpmI gene encoding 2,3-bisphosphoglycerate-independent phosphoglycerate mutase; translation: MPVPVPIILTILDGWGIAPPSSTNAVSVAKTPNMDRLSSSFPMTTLTAHNGMVGLPEGQMGNSEVGHLNIGAGRIVYQDYTRINRAVDAGEFAANPVFNKILDAAGTGGGCLHLCGLVSDGGVHSHIRHLIALLELAAGRKVEVAVHCFMDGRDTLPTSGLDYIRQLTAAMARLGHGRVATVSGRYWAMDRDKRWDRVKKAWDAMVRGEGLTAVDAVTCVADAYERGETDEFITPTVLVDDRGTPVGRISSGDTVFFFNFRADRVRQLCHAFSDVDFSGFDTGARPALRLLATMTEYEADFTFPVAFPPVSLTHILGEEISRHGKRQLRIAETEKYAHVTYFFNGGNEEPYAGEDRVLINSPRDVATYDLKPAMSAVEVTDTLLRVLTEQEVAGTPYDLVILNFANGDMVGHTGVMQAAVAACETVDICVGRIETFVRERGGIMLITADHGNAEQMVDPATGGPHTAHTVNPVPFIVVADGCAGCRLRADGALKDIAPTILALMDLPIPSEMGGEPLLLPRCCR
- the thrC gene encoding threonine synthase, which gives rise to MRYISTRGGIEPLAFQDAVMMGLARDGGLLLPQTLPTVGNQVVQRWQQLHYQALAREVLSLFIDDIPETDLEDLIDRSYASFAHPQVTPITQQGDLYILELFHGPTLAFKDVALQLLGNLFEYVLARRGGFMNILGATSGDTGSAAIAGVRGKANINIFILHPHGRTSPVQALQMTTVLDPNVFNIAVRGTFDDAQGIVKAIFNDLDFRDQYQLGAINSINWARVLAQVVYYVFAYCKLSRLGMKSVDFSVPTGNFGDIFAGYIARRLLPPGCIHRLILATNANDILTRFVTSGDYSCSQVQATFSPSMDIQVASNFERYLYYFLNEDGAAVRRSMESFVASGRLDLTADRQRIGQDFSSRSVSEEETIATIRDFYSEHHYLLDPHTAVGVKAGLELRDPGRPVVCLATAHPAKFGEAVSLAIGNEPPLPPALAELQKRESRCVILDAQQDTIKEYVAANALH
- a CDS encoding purine-nucleoside phosphorylase, whose protein sequence is MIDLTEHQQQVESAVAFIRSRISEPFEVLIQLGTGLGELARAMQVDCSLNYADIPYFPEATVASHAGNLVVGTLAGKRTAILQGRFHYYEGYTAREVAFPVRVLALLGASTAIITNAGGGLNPTFQPGNIMVLNDHINLLGDNPLRGPNIDAWGPRFPDLSTPYDPELSQLTMKLASRLGLEEVVSGTYVCVPGPSLETPAETRFLRMIGADAVGMSSVPEILVALHAGMRVLGLSVVANVNDPDHFQPILIDDIITAASRAEPRLQQLIVQILAELTP
- a CDS encoding amidohydrolase family protein yields the protein MSAPTADLLLTGRFVLPMDTKKTVIKDGGAAIGGDTLLAVDTTAELLRRYPQAEVLHEPHGLIMPGLVNVHTHAAMALFRGLADDLPLMQWLQDYIFPVEASLTGELVYQGSLLSICEMIRSGTTSFCDMYLFADEVAQAAAKAGIRAWVGEVLYDFPSPNYGESANGLACTKDLFARWRNHPLITVTVDPHAVYTCSPDLLTELGGMARDEGALYVIHLAENAEEVRICRERYGCTPVEHLEALGLLGPHVVADHCVMLTATEIALLAERGVKVAHCPESNLKLASGIAPVAEMLAAGITVGIGTDGSASNNDVDMFGEMNTAAKIQKFRCMDPTAMSADLTLTAATSGGAKVLGAEACIGSLEPGKKADCIVVDFDQPHLTPVYHPISHLVYAARGADVLHSVINGQVVMRNRELLTIDEKAVLAHAAEIGARFRRLCNGG
- the tatA gene encoding twin-arginine translocase TatA/TatE family subunit; translation: MFGLGMPELVVILVIVVIIFGAGKLPEIGSGIGKGIRNFKEATRKDDESKVIEEDKNKES
- a CDS encoding twin-arginine translocase TatA/TatE family subunit, encoding MFGLGTPELIVILLIAFVLFGGKKLPEIGAGLGKAIGSFKRGLNEVEEAKTDLIKNLPGAQEVVKVQETIKSAKDLTRLSSK
- a CDS encoding glycosyl hydrolase 108 family protein, with the protein product MQENFARSLHNVLLHEGGFTDHPRDPGGATMKGVTLLTFRRFFGAEKTVSDLQHITEEQLAHIYRTGYWDKCSCDALPRGVDYAVFDFAVNSGPGRAVKTLQSVVNTDQDGVIGPVTLETITSQDSATIITALCDRRFSFLKGLPAFDTFGRGWSRRVAEVRQTALAMAGDDPESDEKVDKTEQIPAQADYDTVRRGDKGPWVVKLQKALGLRADGRFGPKTEATLRDFQKKNGLEADGIAGRLTYRALGLID
- a CDS encoding lysozyme inhibitor LprI family protein, translating into MSLKTTYILVLLSAILLAGPLGLIAGTAGTDTDCSRAVSTAEMMHCATRVYQEADAELNRVYRQLTTELNGRRKVQLQASQRAWLAFRDKNAVFAAGVAEDGSIAPLLETAELTTMTKARTEQLRAYLKKADTSETTRGTDCPREENQQNN